A region from the Brachyspira pilosicoli genome encodes:
- a CDS encoding acyl-[acyl-carrier-protein] thioesterase has product MYEMKAVVGTSQIDKDGLLKTSSIFDLMQDCSFFQLDSEEELTKYFNENNVSMFLVSRQVDIYKLPKYSDKVIVRTYVYECNEAYGYRNTVIYDENYNELVICYAIGGFVDLSNGNLIRVPSDFIKKIKFDKKQEMNYLPRKIKVDNNTLKEVDRFKVKKYFIDDNNHVNNARYIDMAIDYVEDNYKRIRIEYRVPAALGDTIVVKKAVIDDKVLLKFDSEDNKTYAILEFSYNL; this is encoded by the coding sequence ATGTATGAAATGAAAGCAGTTGTTGGTACTAGTCAAATTGATAAAGACGGACTTTTAAAAACTTCATCAATATTTGATTTAATGCAGGATTGTTCATTTTTTCAATTAGATTCTGAGGAAGAACTTACAAAATATTTTAATGAAAATAATGTTAGTATGTTTTTAGTATCAAGACAGGTTGATATATACAAGCTTCCAAAATATAGCGACAAAGTTATAGTGCGTACTTATGTGTATGAATGCAATGAGGCTTACGGATACAGAAACACTGTGATATATGATGAGAATTATAATGAGCTTGTTATTTGTTATGCTATAGGCGGGTTTGTTGATTTATCCAATGGTAATTTAATTAGAGTACCTTCTGATTTTATTAAAAAAATTAAATTTGATAAAAAGCAGGAAATGAATTATTTGCCTAGAAAGATAAAAGTTGATAATAATACTTTAAAAGAAGTTGATAGATTTAAAGTAAAAAAATATTTTATAGATGATAATAATCATGTGAATAATGCAAGATATATTGATATGGCAATAGATTATGTAGAAGATAATTATAAAAGAATAAGAATAGAATACAGGGTTCCAGCTGCTTTGGGAGACACTATTGTTGTAAAGAAAGCTGTAATTGATGATAAAGTTTTACTAAAGTTTGATAGTGAAGATAATAAAACTTATGCTATATTAGAGTTTTCTTATAATTTATAA
- a CDS encoding MOSC domain-containing protein: protein MENKEFSLVSLNISENTGTIKIPVKNIVLVEDKGVFNDAHFGKLTDRQVSLLAIEDIEYTNKKMNTNLKPGDFAENITTKGVELYSLKIGTKIYIGDTILEVSKIGKECHKGCDIKKLVGDCIMPKRGIFARVIKGGEITVEDTCYYCI from the coding sequence ATGGAAAATAAAGAATTTAGTTTAGTGTCTTTAAATATATCTGAGAATACTGGTACTATAAAAATACCTGTAAAAAACATTGTTTTAGTTGAGGATAAAGGTGTATTTAATGATGCTCATTTTGGTAAATTGACAGATAGACAAGTTTCTTTGCTTGCAATTGAAGATATAGAGTACACAAATAAAAAAATGAATACTAATTTAAAGCCTGGTGATTTTGCTGAAAATATTACTACCAAAGGTGTAGAGCTTTATAGTTTAAAAATAGGCACTAAAATATATATAGGTGATACAATATTAGAAGTTTCAAAAATAGGAAAAGAATGCCATAAAGGCTGCGACATAAAAAAGTTGGTTGGCGATTGTATTATGCCTAAGAGGGGCATATTTGCAAGGGTAATTAAGGGAGGAGAGATTACAGTTGAGGATACTTGTTATTACTGTATCTGA
- a CDS encoding 2-isopropylmalate synthase, whose product MRKIKIFDTTLRDGEQSPGCTMNLAEKLEMAAELDKLGVDIIEAGFAICSDDDFNAIREVSKVVENAKLVSLARCNKKDIDRAYEALAEAKHPMLHTFIATSDIHLKHKLEMTREQVLETIKESVSYAKTKFEFIEFSAEDASRSDREFLAKAYSVAIENGATTINVPDTVGYTTPIEMADLIKYLKENVKGIENVDISVHCHDDLGLGTANSLSAVLAGATQVECTINGIGERAGNASLEEIVMGIKTRKDFYNAYTDINTKRIYKVSKLLSTISGMVVAPNKAIVGANAFAHEAGIHQHGVLKERSTYEIMNVEDIGIPQNKMVLGKHSGKHAFKDRIESLGYDIDDKVLEDKFTEFKALADKKKIVTDSDIEALLIGNTNIENPTYTLKSFMVNDSDSISSFASVSIIDNKENVVEAIGKGNGPIDAAFGAIDSVTSNRAKLVTYSINAITEGEDALGEVIVRLASDNKTVIGRAVSTDIIQASLMAYINGLNKL is encoded by the coding sequence ATGAGAAAGATTAAAATTTTTGATACTACTTTAAGAGATGGAGAGCAGTCTCCTGGTTGTACTATGAATTTGGCTGAAAAATTAGAGATGGCAGCTGAATTAGACAAATTAGGTGTTGATATCATAGAAGCAGGTTTTGCTATATGTTCTGATGATGATTTCAATGCCATAAGAGAAGTAAGTAAGGTTGTAGAAAATGCAAAATTGGTAAGCTTAGCAAGATGCAACAAAAAAGATATAGACAGAGCTTATGAGGCACTTGCTGAGGCAAAACACCCTATGCTTCATACATTTATAGCTACAAGTGATATACACTTAAAGCATAAATTAGAGATGACCAGAGAGCAAGTATTAGAAACTATAAAAGAATCTGTTTCTTATGCTAAAACCAAATTCGAATTTATAGAGTTTTCTGCTGAGGATGCATCAAGAAGCGACAGAGAGTTTTTGGCTAAGGCTTATTCTGTTGCTATTGAGAACGGGGCTACTACTATAAATGTTCCTGATACTGTAGGATATACTACTCCTATTGAAATGGCTGACTTAATAAAATATTTAAAAGAGAATGTTAAAGGTATAGAGAATGTTGATATATCTGTGCATTGTCATGATGATTTAGGACTTGGTACTGCTAATTCTTTATCTGCAGTGTTAGCTGGTGCTACTCAGGTAGAATGTACTATTAATGGTATAGGTGAGCGTGCTGGTAATGCTAGTTTAGAAGAGATTGTAATGGGCATAAAAACAAGAAAAGATTTTTATAATGCTTATACTGATATTAACACTAAACGCATTTATAAAGTTTCAAAATTATTATCTACAATTTCTGGTATGGTGGTTGCTCCAAATAAGGCTATAGTTGGAGCTAATGCTTTTGCTCATGAGGCTGGTATTCATCAACATGGTGTATTGAAAGAACGTTCTACTTATGAGATTATGAATGTTGAAGATATAGGAATACCTCAAAATAAAATGGTATTAGGAAAACATTCTGGTAAGCATGCTTTTAAAGACAGAATTGAATCTTTGGGTTATGACATTGATGATAAAGTCTTAGAGGATAAGTTTACAGAGTTTAAAGCTTTGGCAGATAAGAAGAAGATAGTTACTGATTCTGATATTGAAGCATTGTTAATAGGAAATACAAATATAGAAAATCCTACATACACATTAAAAAGCTTTATGGTTAATGACAGTGATTCAATATCTTCTTTTGCTTCTGTATCTATAATTGACAATAAAGAGAATGTTGTTGAGGCTATAGGAAAAGGAAACGGACCTATTGATGCGGCATTTGGAGCTATTGACTCTGTAACATCAAATAGAGCTAAATTGGTTACATATAGCATTAATGCCATTACAGAAGGTGAAGATGCTTTAGGAGAGGTTATTGTGAGACTTGCTTCTGATAATAAAACAGTTATTGGAAGAGCTGTAAGTACAGATATTATACAGGCAAGTTTGATGGCTTATATTAATGGTTTGAATAAATTATAA
- a CDS encoding SRPBCC family protein, which produces MFYLVPVFIILPLILMAVMILVPNHIGKKLYPSFTKSKSSILQIKRNDLFDLLVNYENYPIWLKYLSLVQVENIENDKLKIMQTYSNRKTYQELTEVRRINTDDRTEVSIVKLENEFTVLWTYILEDEGEDKTKITIKETIYVYHPYFRFIFKYILTDENGKNEFLIKLKKYVNKNNR; this is translated from the coding sequence ATGTTCTATTTAGTTCCAGTGTTTATAATTCTTCCATTAATATTAATGGCTGTAATGATATTAGTACCTAACCATATAGGAAAAAAATTATATCCATCATTTACAAAATCAAAATCTTCTATTTTACAAATAAAAAGAAATGATTTATTTGATTTGTTAGTAAATTATGAGAATTATCCTATATGGTTAAAATATTTATCATTAGTACAAGTAGAAAATATAGAAAATGATAAATTAAAGATTATGCAAACCTATAGTAACAGGAAAACATATCAAGAGCTAACTGAAGTGAGAAGAATCAATACTGATGATAGAACAGAAGTGTCTATTGTTAAATTAGAGAATGAATTTACTGTTTTGTGGACATATATATTGGAAGATGAAGGTGAAGATAAGACAAAAATAACAATAAAAGAAACTATATATGTTTATCATCCTTATTTTAGATTTATTTTTAAATATATTCTTACAGATGAGAATGGTAAAAATGAGTTTTTGATTAAATTAAAAAAATATGTTAATAAAAATAATAGATAA
- the leuC gene encoding 3-isopropylmalate dehydratase large subunit, with product MTITQKILAAHAGVDKVEAGELIMVRTDLVLGNDITSPVAINEFEKHGFNKVFDKEKIALVMDHFAPNKDIKAAEQCKQCRDFANKHDITHYYDVGDMGVEHALLPEKGLVAPGEVIIGADSHTCTYGAFGAFSTGVGSTDMAAAMATGKVWFKVPAAIKFNLKGKLKPNVSGKDVILHIIGMIGVDGALYKSMEFRGEGVSSLTMDDRACISNMAIEAGAKNGIFEVDDKTIEFLKDIVKRDYTIFKADDDAVYEKEYDIDLSAIEPTVACPHLPENTKEAKELKDIKVDQVVIGSCTNGRLSDMAIAANILKGKKVAKNVRCIIIPATQKVYKECIKLGYMDIFIDAGCAVSTPTCGPCLGGYMGILAHDEVAVTTTNRNFVGRMGDKTSKVYLASPATAAYSALTGYITEPK from the coding sequence ATGACTATCACACAAAAGATTTTAGCTGCACATGCTGGAGTTGATAAAGTTGAAGCAGGTGAGCTTATAATGGTTAGAACCGATTTAGTTTTAGGCAATGACATAACAAGTCCTGTTGCTATAAATGAATTTGAAAAGCATGGTTTTAATAAAGTTTTTGACAAAGAAAAAATAGCTTTGGTTATGGACCATTTCGCTCCAAACAAAGATATTAAAGCTGCAGAGCAGTGCAAACAATGTAGAGATTTTGCTAATAAGCATGATATTACTCATTATTATGATGTGGGTGATATGGGTGTTGAGCATGCACTTTTGCCAGAAAAGGGTTTAGTTGCTCCTGGTGAAGTTATAATTGGGGCGGATTCTCATACTTGTACTTATGGGGCTTTTGGTGCTTTTTCTACTGGTGTTGGAAGTACAGATATGGCTGCTGCTATGGCTACTGGAAAGGTTTGGTTTAAGGTCCCTGCTGCTATTAAGTTTAATCTTAAAGGAAAGTTAAAGCCAAATGTATCTGGAAAAGATGTTATACTTCATATTATAGGTATGATAGGAGTTGACGGTGCATTATATAAATCTATGGAGTTTAGGGGAGAGGGTGTTTCATCTCTTACTATGGACGACAGGGCTTGTATTTCTAATATGGCTATTGAGGCAGGCGCTAAAAACGGAATATTTGAAGTTGATGACAAAACTATAGAATTCTTGAAAGACATAGTAAAAAGAGATTATACTATTTTTAAAGCTGATGATGATGCAGTTTATGAAAAAGAGTATGATATTGATTTATCTGCAATTGAGCCTACAGTTGCTTGCCCGCATTTACCTGAAAACACAAAAGAAGCTAAAGAATTAAAAGACATAAAAGTTGATCAGGTTGTTATAGGTTCTTGTACTAATGGAAGATTATCCGACATGGCTATAGCTGCCAACATTTTAAAAGGAAAAAAAGTAGCTAAGAATGTAAGATGCATAATTATTCCTGCTACGCAGAAAGTTTATAAAGAGTGCATAAAATTAGGCTATATGGATATATTTATTGACGCTGGTTGTGCAGTATCAACTCCTACATGCGGACCTTGTTTAGGCGGATATATGGGAATACTTGCACATGATGAGGTTGCTGTTACTACAACTAATAGAAACTTTGTTGGAAGAATGGGAGATAAAACTTCAAAAGTATATTTGGCTAGTCCTGCTACAGCAGCATATAGTGCTTTGACAGGATACATAACAGAGCCTAAATAA
- the leuB gene encoding 3-isopropylmalate dehydrogenase, giving the protein MEKNIVVIEGDGVGPEIISKAIDVLKKIEQKYSHKFNLEYVDMGGASIDKYGVPLTDENLEKCKSSDSVLLGAVGGPKWDNVLPENRPEKGLLKLRKGMGLYANIRPIKMLKPLEYASPLKEIITKNDIDFVIVRELTGGVYFGEHKFENTNNTKKAIDIMPYDENEIKRIGKVAFEMARKLKKPLTSVDKANVLHTSKLWREVMNNLSKEYSDIKYNDMYVDNAAMQIIANPSQFGIIVTENMFGDILSDEASVITGSIGMAPSASLADNTVGMYEPIHGSAPDIAGKDLVNPIGTILSLAMMFRHSFNLDKEAENIENAVYKTIEEGYRTIDIMPKDKNISNLYKLVKCSEISDIIVSNI; this is encoded by the coding sequence ATGGAAAAAAATATTGTTGTTATTGAAGGGGACGGGGTTGGTCCTGAAATTATTTCTAAGGCTATTGATGTATTAAAAAAAATAGAGCAAAAATATTCTCATAAATTCAATTTAGAATATGTTGATATGGGCGGAGCTTCTATAGATAAATATGGAGTTCCTTTAACTGATGAAAATTTAGAAAAATGCAAATCTTCTGATTCTGTGCTTTTGGGTGCTGTTGGAGGACCTAAATGGGATAATGTTCTTCCAGAAAACAGACCAGAGAAAGGGCTTCTTAAATTAAGAAAAGGTATGGGGCTTTATGCTAATATTAGACCTATAAAAATGCTTAAACCATTAGAATATGCTTCACCTCTAAAAGAAATTATCACTAAAAATGATATTGATTTTGTTATAGTGAGAGAGCTTACAGGGGGAGTATATTTTGGAGAGCATAAATTTGAAAACACTAATAACACAAAAAAAGCAATAGACATTATGCCTTATGATGAAAATGAAATAAAAAGAATAGGTAAGGTTGCTTTTGAGATGGCTAGAAAACTTAAAAAGCCTTTAACTTCCGTTGATAAAGCTAATGTGCTTCATACTTCTAAATTATGGCGTGAGGTTATGAATAATTTATCAAAAGAGTATAGCGACATTAAATATAATGATATGTATGTTGACAATGCTGCTATGCAGATTATTGCTAATCCTTCTCAATTTGGTATTATAGTTACAGAAAACATGTTTGGAGATATACTTTCTGATGAGGCTAGCGTTATAACTGGTTCTATTGGTATGGCTCCTTCTGCAAGTCTTGCTGATAATACAGTTGGCATGTATGAGCCTATTCATGGTTCTGCTCCTGATATTGCAGGTAAGGATTTGGTTAATCCTATAGGTACTATACTTTCTCTTGCTATGATGTTTAGACATTCTTTTAATTTAGATAAAGAGGCAGAAAATATAGAAAATGCCGTTTATAAAACCATAGAAGAAGGCTATAGAACTATAGATATTATGCCTAAAGATAAAAATATATCTAATTTATACAAATTAGTAAAATGTTCTGAAATATCAGACATTATTGTATCTAACATATAA
- a CDS encoding ankyrin repeat domain-containing protein — MKRSVFFIVISLFMSLSLYSQVTRFTRLTPEQLTNLANPRRLSHRIFYREKSKGPNAKWFDAVKEGNLEEIKRMVEAGQDIEVQDTASLKQTALGWAAFIGYLDIVEYLVDRGANLYAGDTADVTSAFKSAILGGNIDVIEYLYPLYNGKLDLNEQDKRDGETMLMVAAGNSREEAVKFLLDKKVDVNIVSKQLNKTAYTYACESKNQNIISMIKAAGGTNIRTGKASCN, encoded by the coding sequence ATGAAAAGAAGTGTATTTTTTATAGTTATTAGTTTATTTATGTCATTATCTTTGTATTCTCAAGTTACTAGATTTACAAGATTAACTCCGGAACAATTAACTAATTTAGCAAATCCAAGAAGGCTTTCTCATAGAATATTTTATAGAGAAAAATCTAAAGGCCCTAATGCAAAATGGTTTGATGCTGTTAAAGAGGGTAATTTAGAAGAGATAAAAAGAATGGTTGAAGCAGGACAGGATATTGAAGTTCAAGATACAGCAAGCTTAAAACAAACAGCTTTAGGTTGGGCGGCATTTATAGGATATTTGGATATAGTTGAGTATTTAGTAGATAGAGGAGCTAATTTATATGCTGGGGACACTGCTGATGTTACAAGTGCTTTCAAATCTGCTATACTTGGCGGAAATATAGATGTAATTGAATATTTGTATCCTTTATATAATGGTAAGCTTGATTTAAATGAGCAGGATAAAAGAGACGGAGAAACTATGCTAATGGTAGCAGCAGGTAATAGCAGAGAAGAAGCTGTTAAATTTCTTTTGGATAAAAAAGTAGATGTAAATATTGTAAGCAAGCAATTAAATAAGACAGCCTATACTTATGCTTGCGAGTCAAAAAATCAGAATATTATAAGTATGATAAAAGCAGCAGGCGGAACAAATATAAGAACAGGTAAGGCATCTTGTAATTAA
- the leuD gene encoding 3-isopropylmalate dehydratase small subunit: MKAKGFVHKYGDNVDTDVIIPARYLNTANHTELASHCMEDIDKDFVGKVKAGDIMVGGENFGCGSSREHAPIAIKESGISCVIASSFARIFYRNSINIGLAILECDEASKKINAGDEVEVDFDSGIITNITKNESYKAEPFPEFIKNIINSNGLLNSLKN, from the coding sequence ATGAAAGCTAAAGGTTTCGTTCATAAATATGGAGATAATGTTGATACTGATGTTATCATTCCTGCAAGATATTTAAATACTGCTAATCATACAGAGTTGGCTTCTCATTGTATGGAAGATATTGATAAAGATTTTGTAGGCAAGGTTAAAGCAGGCGATATAATGGTGGGAGGAGAGAATTTCGGATGCGGTTCTTCAAGAGAGCATGCTCCTATTGCTATTAAAGAATCTGGTATATCCTGCGTTATAGCTTCATCTTTTGCTAGAATATTTTATAGAAACTCTATTAACATAGGGCTTGCTATATTAGAATGCGATGAGGCTAGTAAAAAAATAAATGCTGGTGATGAGGTTGAAGTTGATTTTGACAGCGGTATTATTACAAACATTACTAAAAATGAAAGCTACAAAGCAGAGCCTTTTCCAGAGTTTATAAAAAATATTATTAATTCTAATGGGCTTTTGAACTCTTTAAAAAATTAA
- the pgeF gene encoding peptidoglycan editing factor PgeF, translated as MHNIYYPNNKNDNIYIAVLSKESNVNPKDITLEYRDNQEKTFFNTIGFDINKAIFMNQVHKDNIVKIDETNINLFGSREKLVKETDSIITSLKNIPLVVQTADCVPIILYCSESNSMAAIHSGWRGTVQNITEKTINTMIKEYNANPSKMYAYIGPYIALKDYEVGEEVAIHFKNKTIINNKWHIDNGLEVKSQMIECGILENNIELSNLNSYDDNFYSYRRDALQIGRMLTIGVLK; from the coding sequence ATGCATAATATTTATTATCCTAATAATAAAAATGATAATATATATATAGCTGTGCTTTCTAAAGAATCGAATGTAAATCCTAAAGACATTACTTTAGAATATAGAGACAATCAAGAGAAGACTTTTTTTAATACTATTGGTTTTGATATTAATAAAGCCATTTTTATGAATCAAGTCCATAAAGATAATATAGTAAAAATAGATGAAACTAATATTAATTTATTTGGAAGCAGAGAAAAATTAGTTAAAGAAACTGATTCTATAATAACCAGCTTAAAAAATATTCCATTAGTAGTTCAGACAGCTGATTGTGTTCCTATAATACTTTATTGCAGTGAAAGTAATTCTATGGCGGCAATTCATTCTGGTTGGAGAGGTACAGTTCAAAATATTACAGAAAAAACTATTAATACTATGATAAAAGAATATAATGCTAATCCATCTAAAATGTATGCTTATATTGGTCCTTACATAGCTTTAAAAGATTATGAAGTAGGCGAAGAAGTAGCAATTCATTTTAAAAATAAAACTATAATTAATAATAAATGGCATATTGATAATGGTTTAGAAGTAAAGAGTCAAATGATAGAATGCGGTATTTTAGAGAATAATATTGAACTTTCTAATCTTAATAGTTATGATGATAATTTTTATTCTTATAGAAGAGATGCTCTTCAGATTGGAAGAATGCTTACTATAGGGGTATTAAAATAA
- a CDS encoding ankyrin repeat domain-containing protein has product MKKIILLIMAFLISCNNNKSDNTQNNTTVNNNTNIIINNNTQNTNQIINNQTTATRNKKPEFKNKYPIKNYTEEEIDEILYKTIDSELADYGISDNSKKERREEEKQRLEPIKDLLLKGINSKDENGNNVLMLIPKLDYRNYAYNDLVRWLVEHGISLDDTEILNYNYTDKIIDYLLDSGVNFDYQTVYNKIDLNNNNYNLISKLIKKLESAGYYFSDIDYQLQSDLLFQSILADNLDLVKLFLKLGADINSINRMRDGYVGTPLMYSAYYEKYDIMDYLKDKNADITIHCFQDTEELESIHNDSHISFVLMEDFPVLSPTNLINTVITGNNNEDLMIRILNKISQTFKFADTSYIYSPASQTEFTNNNEKYILIQSHILNEEYVENLISMEKYVYDFEVNDKYFNYVTMWKRDKNDENKAEFITGFYPMQNEDYSQTYDIASSGNYVTIEAIDDGTYYYTFIIEDNDFYLDKFSFSKYNISDMKQQKEEHYYNYKTDAAKFNHTSRIKAIDLERSFFSKLIEEYNK; this is encoded by the coding sequence ATGAAAAAAATTATATTATTAATAATGGCTTTCTTAATAAGCTGCAATAATAACAAATCAGATAACACACAAAACAATACAACAGTTAATAACAATACAAACATAATAATCAATAATAATACTCAAAATACAAATCAAATTATAAATAACCAAACAACTGCAACAAGAAATAAAAAACCTGAATTCAAAAATAAATATCCAATTAAAAATTACACAGAAGAAGAAATCGATGAAATATTATACAAAACTATTGACTCAGAATTAGCAGATTATGGAATATCCGACAATTCCAAAAAAGAAAGAAGAGAAGAAGAGAAACAAAGATTAGAGCCTATAAAAGATTTATTATTAAAAGGCATAAATAGCAAAGATGAAAATGGAAATAATGTATTAATGTTAATACCTAAACTTGATTATAGAAATTATGCTTATAATGATTTAGTAAGATGGCTTGTTGAACATGGCATTAGTTTAGATGATACTGAAATACTAAATTACAATTATACTGATAAAATAATAGATTATTTATTAGATAGCGGAGTTAATTTTGACTATCAAACAGTATATAATAAAATTGACTTAAACAATAATAATTATAATTTAATATCAAAATTGATTAAAAAGTTAGAATCTGCAGGTTATTATTTTTCTGATATAGATTATCAATTACAAAGCGATTTATTATTTCAATCAATTTTAGCTGATAATTTAGATTTAGTAAAATTATTTTTAAAACTTGGTGCTGATATTAATTCCATAAACAGAATGAGAGATGGTTATGTGGGAACTCCTTTAATGTATAGTGCCTATTATGAAAAGTATGATATTATGGATTATTTAAAAGATAAAAATGCGGATATTACTATTCACTGCTTTCAAGATACAGAAGAATTAGAAAGTATCCATAATGATAGCCATATATCTTTTGTATTGATGGAAGATTTTCCTGTTTTAAGTCCTACAAATTTAATTAATACTGTTATCACTGGAAATAATAATGAAGATTTAATGATAAGAATATTAAATAAAATATCTCAAACTTTTAAATTTGCAGATACAAGCTATATTTATTCACCTGCATCGCAAACTGAATTTACAAATAATAATGAAAAATATATTTTAATACAAAGTCATATATTAAATGAAGAATATGTAGAAAACCTTATATCAATGGAAAAATATGTATACGATTTTGAAGTAAATGATAAATATTTTAATTATGTAACTATGTGGAAAAGAGATAAAAACGATGAAAATAAAGCAGAGTTTATAACAGGCTTTTATCCGATGCAAAATGAAGACTATTCACAAACTTATGATATTGCTTCATCAGGAAATTACGTTACAATAGAAGCAATAGATGACGGTACATATTATTATACATTTATAATAGAAGATAATGATTTTTATTTAGATAAATTTTCTTTTTCTAAGTATAATATATCAGATATGAAACAACAAAAAGAAGAACATTATTATAATTACAAAACAGATGCTGCTAAATTTAATCACACAAGCAGAATAAAAGCTATTGATTTAGAAAGAAGTTTCTTTAGTAAGTTAATAGAAGAATACAATAAATAA
- a CDS encoding MogA/MoaB family molybdenum cofactor biosynthesis protein, translated as MRILVITVSDRAYKGIYQDKSGEIIIKTLEEELKDKIINKIIIPDEYDVILNTLENNKDKFDIIITTGGTGLSKRDVTPEATMAFCKKEVRGVSDYLRQESIKETIFASLSRGYAGINDNVFVVNFPGSEKAAKYCTKLIIPLLEHIIAMIKGEGH; from the coding sequence TTGAGGATACTTGTTATTACTGTATCTGATAGGGCATATAAAGGCATATATCAAGATAAATCTGGTGAGATTATTATAAAAACTTTGGAAGAAGAATTAAAAGATAAAATTATAAATAAAATTATTATACCAGATGAATATGATGTAATATTAAATACATTAGAAAATAATAAAGATAAGTTTGATATAATAATAACTACAGGAGGAACAGGTTTATCAAAAAGAGATGTAACTCCTGAAGCTACAATGGCGTTTTGTAAGAAAGAGGTTAGGGGAGTATCTGATTATTTAAGGCAGGAATCTATAAAAGAGACTATATTTGCTTCTCTTTCAAGAGGTTATGCTGGGATTAATGATAATGTATTTGTGGTAAACTTTCCAGGAAGTGAGAAAGCAGCAAAATATTGCACTAAATTAATTATACCTTTGCTTGAACATATTATAGCTATGATAAAAGGTGAAGGGCATTAA
- the rpiB gene encoding ribose 5-phosphate isomerase B: MKIAIGCDHSAVELKKEVIKYLEELGHTVTDYGTHTTDSVDYPIYGKKVADAIVSKECECGVLICGTGIGISLAANKVKGIRAAVCSEPYSAKLSKQHNNSNIIAFGARVVGVDLAKMIVKEWLDAEYEGGRHDRRVALLTKIENGEEI; this comes from the coding sequence ATGAAAATTGCTATAGGCTGCGATCATTCAGCTGTTGAATTAAAAAAAGAGGTAATAAAATATTTAGAGGAATTAGGACATACTGTTACTGATTATGGTACACATACCACAGATAGTGTTGACTATCCAATATATGGGAAAAAGGTTGCTGATGCCATTGTAAGTAAAGAATGTGAATGCGGAGTTTTAATATGCGGAACTGGTATAGGTATTTCACTTGCTGCTAATAAAGTTAAAGGCATAAGAGCGGCAGTTTGCAGTGAGCCATATTCTGCTAAACTTTCCAAACAGCATAACAATTCTAACATCATAGCTTTTGGTGCGAGAGTGGTAGGAGTTGACTTAGCTAAGATGATAGTAAAAGAGTGGCTTGATGCTGAATATGAAGGCGGAAGACATGATAGGAGAGTTGCCTTACTTACTAAAATAGAGAACGGCGAGGAAATCTAA